The genomic stretch AATTCTTCGCTCAACGCCTCCGGTAGGGTGGGCGCCAGCCCACCAAATCTCTGCAATGTCCAAGAAAGTCTGGTGCCGATGCTCCTGCGTAAGCACCCACTACGGTGCTCTGTGCGCTGTGGCCGAAGCCCCGCTCCAGCGGGGCGGGTAGAGAGTTGAGAAAGGCGATCTTGGGCGTGTCCGGTCGGTCCCCAGCCCGCGACGCTGGAGCGTCTCCCGTTTGCTCCTACGACAGCGTAGGAGCGAGCTCGCTTCTCACTTCTCGTTCCCACGGTCCACCGTGGGAACCTCTACGGTCCCGCGAGAGGATGAGCTGAGGCCCCGCTCCAGCGGGGCGAGCTATAGGTCTGGAGGACTATCCGAAGCTGGCTTCAGCTGGCGGCGTCTGGGTAGCCTAAGGATTGGATCCCCGGGCTGTGCCCCTGGACCCCCCGAAAGGCAGATCAAGAATCAAGGTTCCCAGACACCGTGCTCGGGGAAGGACAGCACACCCGAAACCCGAAGCCGTCGTAGCGGCGGTCGGGCTCGACCCTGCGGCGGACTGCGGACCGCAGGAACCCGGCGACGACCCACCAGGCGCCGCCCCGCAGGGGACGGAGATCGTTGTCTAGCTCGTCGCTGCACCACTCCCAGACATTGCCGGCGAGATCGAGGTGGCCGTGGGCGCCGGCCCCGGCGGGATAGATCCCCACCGGGGTCGGGTGGCCCCCGGCGCTCTGATCGAAATTCGCCAGCTCGGGGGTCGGGTCGGCGGCACCCCAGGGATACTCGCCGCCGCCGGGGTGGGTCGCAGCGGCTTGCCATTCTTCTTCCGTGGGCAGCCGGATAGTGCAACGGCTCTGATTCGAAAGCCAGCGGCAATAGGCTGTGGCTTCCCACCAGGAGACCTCGGTCACCGGCCGGTTGGGGGTCTCCAGCTGCTCCTCCCAGGAGCCTGGGGTCTCCCATCCCTGCTCTTTGCGGACTTCCCAGGCATCACCCCAAAGAGCCCGCTTGTCGTAGTCTCGGTCTTCGACGAAGCGGCGGTACTCTTGAACCGTCACCGGATAAATCCCCAGCTCGATGGAGGTGCCAGGGACAGCGCGGAAGTTGTCTTCGTTGGGGTGGAGCCGCGGATCGCCGCCACGGCCAAGCGCCTCGGCTGCGGCGCGGCGGTTTTCCACCGGAACCCGTGCCGCACCCTCGCGAGTGAAGATCTCGAGGCTGCGGGTGAGGGCGCCCTCGTAGCTCTTGTGCAGCTCCGGCGCCGGCCGATAGCCGCAGGTTTCGAGCGGTGGCAGGAGGCGCCCGAGGATGCCCACCCTGCGCGCTTCCTCCGCCAGCTCCGGAGTCTTGCCGCCGGCGCCGAGGATGCGCTCGAGCAGCTGGTCTACTGCCTCCTGCTTCTTGAGGTCGTAGAGACAGGTAGCGAAGAGCTCGGTGGTTTCCCACCACTGAGCCTGGTCGAAGCGGCTCTCGAGCTTCGGCCACCAAACATCCATCTCGCTCCGCGCCAGCTCCAACGCCGCCAGGTACTCCTGGAAGGTGAGATGCCAGAAGCGCAGGCGGTGCCCGGCCAGCTCCTCGATCACTCCGCTGCCCTCGCACTCGAAGAGCAGCCATCGGCGGATCTGCTGGTCGAGACGTTCGCCGTCGAGAGCCGGAAACTGCCGTGCCAAAACCGGCCGCGCTCCTTGCGCGGCGAAGTCGAGCTCGAGAACGGATTGCTTGCCCAAGGCCGTCTCCATGGCCTGTAGCGCGATCGCCGACAGCGCCCGCTCGGCCTGGTCCGGGTTGAGCTCGAGATTTTCCTCGCGGAGCCGCTCCCGTGCCTTGAGCAGCCAATGGAGCACTCCTTTGTAGACTCGGGAACGGACCTCCGGGAGGTCGTTGTTGTTCCAGTGGACCACGCACAAACAGGTCAGCATCACCGGGTTGCGGGCGATGGCGCGGACCTTGGGACGGGTGAAGATTGCCTGTCGGAGCCGCTCGAGATAGCGCCCCGACCGGCCTTCCCGGGCTCGCCGGGGATCCTGACGGTGGATCGCCGCCGTCCAATAGGCCAGAAACTCCTCGATCTGGTCGTCGTCAAAGGGCTCGACGGTGGCGACCTCGAAGCCGAGCTTGCGGACGGGCTCGGTCTGGAACGGCCGACTTGCCAGGATCATGGGGCACTTCCAGTGCTCCGCTGCGTCCCGGACGATGGAGAAAAGGCGCTGGCGGAGTTTCTGGTCGGCCACCTCGTCGAGCCCGTCGAGGAGCAGCCAGGCGCGGCCTTCCTCCAGGAGCTTTTTCCAAGACCTGGTACCGAAGGTGCTGGGCATCTTCCGGTCTTGCCAGTCTGCCCGCAGCAGATCGAGCAGTCGGGAGCGGTCGTCCGCTCCGTCGTCGTCACCCAGCACCGGAATCAGCCCGGCGAGGCGCAGGAGGATCGGCACCGGAGGACAGTCGAATTCGAGCCCGAGATGGTACTTGCTCCAGGTGGCGCCTTTGGGTCCGGGGCGGCGGTCGGCGTCGCGGGCGAGCATGCAGGCGATCAGCTGCAGGAAGGTGGTCTTGCCGGCGCCGGGCTCGCCCTGGATGAGCACGCGCCGGTGGTGCCGGAGCACGACTTGCAGCGCCTGGGCACCGGAAGACCGGATGGCTTGCTCCGGTGACGGCCCGCTTGGATCACGGCTGGGGGGCTCGAGCATGGAACCGCCGCGGACGCGCAGCGGCGTGTAGAGATTCTCGATGGGAGGTGCGATGGCGGTTTGGTTTTCCTCGCCGGCAATACCGCGGATCTCGAGAGTCTCGGTGCGCTCGATGAGGCGGGCGAGGTAGGAGCGCAGGTCCGGGCTACTGCGCTGGGAAACGGTCCCGGGTGCGGCTGCCGTTCCGGGGCGCAGGAGCAGACCCTGATGATCAGGGTCTTCGTCGAATTGGGGATCGGGGCCGAAGCTGCGGTTGCCAAAGACTCGTTTGTCGTAGGACCGGGGCCAGATCCGAATCTCGCCGTCTTCGGCGATCTGTCCCCAGCTGTACCCGAAGGCTCGCTTCTCTTGCCCGCTGCCCCAGCGCTCCAGACCGCACAGCGATGGGGATTGGAGATAGGTCCGGCCTTTACCTCCCAGACCCTTGTGATCGGTGCCGTTGGCGGAATGCAGATGACCGAAGAGGCACGCAGAGAAGTAGCTGGGCTGGTAGATGGACTCGTCGAAGAGGTCGCGGGCTCGGAGAGAAAGCCAATCCGGCGGATGGTGTTGGAGGAGCAGAGCCTGGTTGTCTCCTTCAATAGTTTTGTAGGGCTTTCGCTCGTTCTGCGGAACGAGCGCGGCCCGGAACTGCTCGAGGGGAATCAGCAGTTTGCCGTCAAAATCACCCCCCGTGTACTGCAGCCAGGTGGAGTTGAGGCCGACGAGGGTGAGGGGAAAGGAACCATCCGGTTCCACGACAGCGGTGAAGTCGTTGGGGAAGTGGGAGAAGTGAGCATGCTTGGCTTTGGCAGCGAGCTGCGGGCGGATGCGCTGCTCGAACCAGGTGGAGTAGGCGGGGAGGAGCTTGTGGATGAAGGAGGCGTCCTGATCCTTCCATAACTCTTCGTAGAGATCTGAAACGTCCGCGGATTCGGTAGTGCCATCGAGAGCGCGAAGAATATGGTAGCTGCGTGCTTCACTGCCTTTCTCGGGCCGGGTGATGTCGTGGTTTCCCGGGACGGCCACGAGGATGGGCTCAGGGGCGCCGGAGCGCCGGAGGTGCCCCAGCACGTCGTCGAGAAAGGCGTCGACCTGCTCGTATTCTTTCTCCTGGCCGGAGTAGGCCAGGTCACCGGTGAAGAGCAGCAGGTCCGGTGGGCCAAGGCGCTCGCACCATTGATCGAGGTCGGTGAGGAATTCCCCTTCGACTTGTTCCCAAAGCTCCTTGCCCGGACACCCGTAGTGCAGATCCGAGAGGTGGAGCCAGCGGATCGGTCGTGTCATGCACTCACTCCTTTGATGAACTGCGGGGATTCTAACCGAGGAGACGGGTGCTTGCTGGGGCGCTCTGGGGGGCGGTTGCTGATGCGGAGTGGCAAATAGCCGGCCCTCACTCCCCACCACCGCGTGGATTCCCGCGTTCGCGGGAATGACGGGCTGGGACGGTGGCGAGGAGTAGCCGCTGCGGGGAGCTCACAGACGTCGTCGCTCCGAAGCCGGCTGGAAGCCGGCGCCCCCAGGGGGGAAGGCTCGTGGCCCGGCAGGGTGGGTGGGGGTGTCGTCCCGGCAGGGCCGAGATGGAGTAGCGAGGTATTTCAATGCCTCGCGGCGCTGCCCACGAAAACGCTGCTTGACCTTCACCCCCCGCCCCCGACGCTGGAGCGTCTCCCGGGAGCTCCCACGCTGGAACGTGGGAGCCAGCGCTTTCTGGTCTTCGCTCCGAAGCCGGCTAGAAGCCGGCGCCCCCAGGGGGAGAACTCCTACCTTTGCCCTCCCCCCGCCCCAAAACCGCCTCAATTCCCTGTTCCAATCTCCCCAGGCCGGCGAGCGGGCCGCCCGTCGAACCGGCGCAGGGCACCGCGGCCCGCCGCTTTGACCCCAATCGACCGGGGTTGTAGGCTTGGCGGCACGGTTTCGGGGTCTCACTCAGGCCGCGACGGATGGTTTCTAATAAGGTTGGAGCCTCCCGCCAATTCATCCAGGCAGACCTTCCAAGGGCAACATGCAATCCACTTCGACCTCGACTCCGGCGACCACCACCGCCACCGTTCCGTCCGTCCTGCCCCAGCGCGGGCTTCGTCATTTGTGGCGCTTTGCCAAGGATTTGATCAAGGCGCCGTTCTATGCGGTGTACGAGAAACGGCTGGCGGCGGAGTCCCATGCGTGGACGTTGCCGCAGCATATTGGGTTGATCATGGACGGCAACCGGCGGTTTGCGCGCCGGGCGGGGCATTTGAGCCCGTCCTTTGGGCACCAGCGGGGAGCGGAGAAGCTGATGGACGTGCTCTCCTGGTGCTACGAGCTGGGCATTCCGGTGGTGACGGTGTGGAGCTTTTCGCTGGACAATTTCTACCGCGACACCAGCGAGGTGGAGAGCCTGCTGGAGCTCTTTGAAGAGAAGACCCGGGAGATGGTGGACAGCGACGAGGTGCACCAGCGGCAGGTGCGGGTGCGCTACATCGGCAAGTTGGAGCTGCTGCCGGAGAGCCTGCAGCGGGCCATCGCGGCGGTGGAGGCGGCGACGGCGCATTACACCAAGTTTCACCTCAACATCGCCATGGCCTACGGCGGCCGCGAGGAGATCACCGACGCCTTCCGCCGCTATTTGGAGGCAGAGGAGCGTAGCGGCAAGAAGCTTTCGGACGTGGTGGAAACGCTGGATGATCGGGTGCTCGAGCCCTATCTCTACACTTCGGGGCTGCCGGAGCCGGATTTGATCCTGCGCACCAGTGGCGAGGTGCGCCTCAGCGGCTTTCTGCTGTGGCAGAGTGCCTATTCCGAGTACTACTTCTGCGACACCTGCTGGCCCGCCATCCGCCGCATCGATTTCCTCCGCGCCCTGCGCATCTTCCACCACCGCCAGCGCCGCTACGGGCGCTGAGCGGCCCGCGGCCTGACTCCTGGCACAGGTTGTTCTGGAAATACCTCCCCCGACTGCTACTCCCCACGCTCGGACCGGTCTCGCGCCTAGAACGACCTGGATCCAGCCGGTAGGGGCGACCCTCGTGGTCGCCCGCGGCGAAGGTCCGTGAAGACTGAGGGCAGACACAAGGCCTGCCCCTACCCTCAGATCTAGACTGCATCTCGTTCGACCTTGTTCCCACGGTCTACCAGACGCCGGAGTTCCCAGGTCTCTTGGATGGGGTTGTCTTGGGCCGGGTGGGGGAGTCGTCCCGTCAGGGCCGAGATGGAGTAGCGAGGGGTTTCAACCCCTCGTGGGGCTGTGAGCAAACGTTGCTCAGTCAAACGCCGACCGCTCCTCAGCCAGGGCCCAGCCCTTGGGGAAGAGGCTGCGGAGGGTGCCCTCGTCGGGGCGGTAGCTGCCGATTCCTAGACCGACCAACAACTCCGCCAGAGATCCCAGTGCCGCCCGAGAGCCGGTGTCGCGGTAGCGCACCAGGACGTGGCCGGGCTCCAATTCTGCTTGTTGATCCGCAGTGAGGTCGATCTTCTGCCGATGCAGGAAGGCGTCAGTTTGGGGCTGGTCCAGGTCGACGACGTTGCGGCGGGCAGCGGGGGCCAGGTAGAAGGCGCCGGCGGTGGTGAGCTTGGGTTGGGCCATGTCGGTGTGCAGGAACGGCATCCCGAGGGTGTGGCTTTCCGGTCGGGCCGGGGGCTGGAGGCCGGTGGCGGCGGCGTTCAGGTAGCGCTTGTTGGCGCGGAAGAGGCGCAGGTTGGCGAAATGCTCTGGGGAGACGCCGTAGCGCTCTTCCAGGTGCCCGAACCAATGGCGGCTTGTGTCCTCTTCCCGCAGCTCCGGCGGCGGGGGCGGGGCGGGGGCGTCGCGGCCGGTGGCGGCGACCTTCTCCAGCACGGCGACGAAAAAGCCGCCGGTGTCGTTGTGGTGGGGGAAGGCGCGGAGCGCTCCTTCAAGGCTCGGATCGAAGCGTTTGTCCTGCCAGGCCACGAGGCCGGGAGCGGACCGGAAGCCCTCGATGCGCGCCTCCCGCACCTCCAAACAGCCGGGGAAGGCTTCCAAGGCCCGCTGCACCACCTGCTCGTTCTCCTCCGGTGCGTAGGTGCAGGTGGAGTAGACGATGCGGCCGCCGACTTTGCACAGCTGTACCGCCTTGCGCAGCAGCGCCCACTGCACGCTCGACAGCGAGCCGGGGCGGCTGCGGCGTTGGGGGTCCCACTCCTGGGAGCTCTTGCGGGAGGTGCCCTCGCAGCTGCAGGGGACGTCCGCCAGCACCCGATCGAAAGCGCCGGCCTCGTTGGAGAAATTGCCGCCGTCGTAAACGGTGGTGACGCAATTGGTCACCCCCAGCCGGTCGAGGGCCCGGCGCAGGATGCTCATGCGGCCGAGGTTGCGGTCGTTGGCCACCACGCAGCCGGTGTCGCCGACCCGGAAGGCGATCTGGGCGGTTTTGTTGCCGGGGGCGGCGCAGAGGTCGAGGATGCGTTCGCCGGGTTGGGGATCGAGGAGGGTCACCGGCAGCAGTGAGACCTCCTCTTGCACGTGGAAGAGGCCGGTGACGTACTCCAGGCGATTGCCGGGCTGGGTCTCCGCCGGCAGCCGAAGCGCCTGGGGGTACCAGGGCAGGGGCTTGGCGTCGAGACCGGCGGGGCGCAGCCGGGCCGCCAAATCCTCCGGAGCGATGCGCCGGGGGTGAGCCCAGATGCACACCGGCAGCGGCCGCTCCAGGGCGGCGACGAAGGCTTGGGGGTCGTCGACCAGCCGGCGGTAGCGCTCGAAGCCGGCGAGGGAGGAGGGCTCCGCCGGGCTTTCTTCGGTGGTGAGATCCGCCGTCATGAAGCGCCGTCGGCGGCGTCCAGCAGCTGGCGGCAGGCGGCGATGGCGGCGCTGACGAATTCGCCGGCGCGGCGGGCCTGCTCGCCGGCGTCGGAGAGCTCCACCAGAGCCTTGGCCGGAAGCATGCCGCCGATCCATCCCTCGGTATTCCACTGGGCGCCAGCGGGGAGCTCCGGTAGAGCGGAGGTGTCGACGCCGTCGTGGGGCCACAGGTTGACGTAGAAGTAGGGCTCGCCGTCGGTGCCCGCACCGGGCATCAGGCCGACGCCGATGGTCTGCGCTTCCTGGTCACCTTCGGCTTCGCTGACGGTGATCAGGCTGGCGAGGTCGAAGTGATGGGGCCAGACGAGAATGGGGCCGGCACCGGCCTCGGCGGCCATCCGATGCTCGAGGAGGAGATGGGCGTTGGCGAAGTAGCGTGCCAGCTCGGCGAAGGCCGCCGGCGGCTGGCGGGAGAAGCGGTGTTGATCGCTGATGGCCTCGCCGGCGATGTCCCCGGGGGTGGCGAGCTCCTTGGGCAGCGGACGTCCCAGCAGGCCTTCCACCTCTTCCTCCAGCCAGTGGTAGATCTGGGCCACGGTGCGGCCGGAGAGGGGTAGCTCCGCCAGCCGCACGTTGTCCTCGGAGAGCATGATGAGCTCCAAGTCTTCCGGCCGCAGGGCGGTGTGGAAGGGCTGGCTGGCCTCCTCCACCGGCCGCTGGGCCATGGCGCGCATACCCGGGAACCAAGAGAAGGCTTTGTGGCTGTCGTCGGGTGCCGGCTCGAGGAGGGTCTTGCCGACGACGGCGGCCACGCGGGCGGCGCGGTGCAGTTGCAGACGAGGACCGGCGAGGCTCTCGGGAGCGACGGATCCTAGGGTTTGCCAGCTATCGGGCCAGGAAGATGAAGTGGTCATGATGGGTTGGCTCCTGCGGTACATCTCCGCGTTCATCGCTGCCGGTCGGGGCTCGTTCAAGCTTCCATGGGGCCGGCGTCGGTGGCGCGGGTCTTGGGGGTTTGGGGGTCTTAAAGGTCTCGCGCGGGTCGAATGCCGGTCCACTGAAAACGGGTGTCGGCGGGCCAGAAGTTGCGGTAGGAGACCCGAATGTGGTCCCGCGGCGTTCCACAGGAACCGCCCCGCAGGACTCGCTGATTGTCCATGAACTTGCCGTTGTATTCCATCAGGCTGCCCTCGAAGGGGCGATAGCGGGGATAGGGCTCGTAGTGGCTCGAGGTCCATTCCCAAAGGTCGCCGGCGGCCTGCCGCAGGCCGCTGCCGCGGGCCGGAGCCGGATGGAGACGGTGGTCGTCGAGGAAGTTCCCCTGGGCGGGATCGAACCCGAGGGTGCGGGCGCCGTGCTCCCACTCCTGCTCGGTGGGCAGGCGGGCACCGCGCCAGGCGTCGTCCTGCTGGCCGCGCCAGCGCAGGAATGCGTCGGCCTCGTAGAAGCTCACGTGGCACACCGGCTCCGCCGGGTCTACCTCGCGCACACCGCCGAGGGTCCACAGCCACCAGCGACCGTCCCGCTGCTCCCAGTAGAGGGGATGGCTCCAGCCTTCTTCCTGGCGGCGAGCCCAGCCGTTGGACAGCCACAGCAGCGGGTCTTCGTAGCCGCCGTCTTGGATAAACTCCAGGTATTCGCCGTTGGTCACCAGCCGGTCGAGGAGGGCGTAGCCGTCGAGCCAAGACCGGTGCACCGGCATCTCGTTGTCCCAGCACCAGCCGCCCTCACGGTTGCCGATCTCCACCAGCCCCCCTTCCACCGGCAAAAAGCTGCTCGGGCCGGGATCGTCCCCGGCGGCGGGAGCCTCGGCGGAAGGCTCCAGGTAGGCTTCTCGCAAGGGACCGACGTTGGTGCCCAGGATGTGCTTGATCTCGGTGGTCAGCAGCTCTTGGTGCTGTTGCTCGTGATGAATGCCGGTGGTGACCAGGAAGGCCAGATCCGCCAGGCGATCCTCGGGGCAATCTTCGATAAGCCGCTCCAGGCGCCCATCGACGGTGGCGCGGAAGCGCAGCACCTCGTCGGTGGTGGGGCGGGTGACCAGGCCGCGCCGGGCGCGCTCCAGGCGCGGGCCGAGGCTCTGGTAATAGGAGTTGAGAACGTACTCCAGCCGCTCGTCCTCGGGTTGGTAGAGGCCTTCCGGCTGCAGGATGTTGCGGGCGAAGAACCAGCTGGTATGACCGAGGTTCCACCACGGCGGGCTGACGTCGGGCATGGATTGGATGCGGTAATCCTCCGGCGCCAGGGGCTCGCAGAGGCGCAGGCTGGTGGCGCGCACGCTCCGGAAGGCGGCGAGCAGGTCAGCCCGTTGCACCGAGTCCGCCGGCGGGGCGATGGGCGGAAGGCCGGAGGGTGCGGAGGAGCTGGAAATTCTTGAAGAGCTGCGGTCAGCGGAGGTAGCCATGGCGACGGGGTCCGTTCTATTGAATCTTGCTCGAGGGGATCGTGCTTCCGAATCGGTCTGGATCAGGGAGCCAGAGCGCTGATGCCGGCAGTCCCTCTCGGTGGGAGTCGTGTGGTTCTGGGGTTGCAGGACACGCCCCTGAAGGCATCCTAACAGAGGCTTCGGCTTCTGGCTCGCGGGTATGAGAGCATCCAGACTCCAGCGCTGGACCAAGCCCAAGACTTCGTAGCAGCAGCCCTCAGGAGAATCCGTGAGCCGAGACCACGAAACCCCACCGCCCAGGAGCCCCCAAGCCGAGGACGTGCTATCCGAGGATTGGCCATCCGGTGATCCCAAAACCGGCGAAGAAGCTTCGTCCCTGATTCCGCCCATCGATCCCCAGGCCTTCCGCTGGCAGGGAGATGGGGACGAACCGGTGCTGTGGGTGATGCATTGTTCCGAGGGACCGGTTCCGGCGGAGGCGGTGGCTTCTGCCGGGGGATTCCTGGACAAGGAAGCGGCACCCTGGCGCATACGCTGGGTGGAGGACTTTCAGGGCATTCCGCAGCGGGTGCGGCGGGCGGCGGGGAAGGTGCTGGGCTGCGCGGCGGAGGACGTGACCCTCACCGCCACCACTTCCACCGCCTTGGGAACCATAGCCCAGGGTTATCCGTGGCGCTCCGGGGACGAGGTGGTGGTGCCGTTGGGGGAGTTCCCCAGCAATCTATGGCCCTGGCGAACTCTGGCGCCCCGGGGGGTCGGCCTGCGGGAGGTGCCGCTGTGGGACGGTCACCGCGCCGGGGCCGAAGCCTTGGCGACGGTTCCTCCCACCCTCGACGCGGAGCCGGAGCAGCGGCTGCTGGACGCCATCGGCCCCGCCACGCGGGTACTGGCGGTGAGCTGGGTACGCTTCCAGGACGGTCTGCGCCTGGACCTGCCGCGGCTGGCGGAGGGCTGCCGGCGCCGTGGGGTGGATCTGGTGGTGGACGGCATCCAGGGCGCCGGCTGCCTGCCGCCGACCCTCGAGGGCGTGGCGGCCTTCGCCACCGGCTGTCACAAGGGGCTACTGGCGCCCCAGGGCATGGGGCTGCTATGGACCTCGCCGGAGCTGCGACAGCGCCTGACACCTCCCGGCGGCTGGCTGTCGGTAGAGGACGCCACCGACTTCCAGCGCCCTTCCACGGACTTCGACCGCGGCTTCGTGGCCGGCGGCGAGGCGCTGGAGATGGGCGTGCCCAACCTCCTCGGCTGCGCCGCCCTGACGGTTTCCCTGGAGCTCATCGCTGCAGCGGGACTGGCGGCCATCGCCGCCCACGTGGACGCTCTTCAGGAGCTCTTCTTGGGAGATCTCCACGAGATTCCGGACTGGCGGCAGGAGGCCCGGCGGCTGGAGCTATTACGCCGTTCCCGCAGCCTCGGCCCGATCCTCTCGCTGCACCACGGTGGCCGCGGCGGCGAGGTCCTGGAGGAGCTTATGGAAGAAGGCTTCCAGCGCGGGATTTACTCGTCGGTGCGCGAAGGCTATCTGCGCATCGCCTTCCACGGCTGGCACACCTCCGAGGACGTGGAGCGGCTGCTGCGCTGGCTGGCGGAGCTCTGAGCTTCAAGTCCGCAAATAGGAAGCCCCGTTGAGGTCGAGGATGCAGCCGGTGAGGGAATCGTTGCCCGGCGAGGCGAGGAAGACCACCGAGCGGGCCACTTCCTCCGGCGTCGCCACCCGGCCGAGGGGGCTCTCGCGGCGGATCTCGTCTTCCTTCTCGCCGTGGACGAAGGGAGCCACCCGATCCGTATCCACCCAGCCCGGGGCGATGGAGAAGACGAAGACGCCGTGGGGGGCGAGAGCCTTGGCCAAGCTCTGGCCGAAGGCGTTG from Acidobacteriota bacterium encodes the following:
- the egtB gene encoding ergothioneine biosynthesis protein EgtB, translated to MATSADRSSSRISSSSAPSGLPPIAPPADSVQRADLLAAFRSVRATSLRLCEPLAPEDYRIQSMPDVSPPWWNLGHTSWFFARNILQPEGLYQPEDERLEYVLNSYYQSLGPRLERARRGLVTRPTTDEVLRFRATVDGRLERLIEDCPEDRLADLAFLVTTGIHHEQQHQELLTTEIKHILGTNVGPLREAYLEPSAEAPAAGDDPGPSSFLPVEGGLVEIGNREGGWCWDNEMPVHRSWLDGYALLDRLVTNGEYLEFIQDGGYEDPLLWLSNGWARRQEEGWSHPLYWEQRDGRWWLWTLGGVREVDPAEPVCHVSFYEADAFLRWRGQQDDAWRGARLPTEQEWEHGARTLGFDPAQGNFLDDHRLHPAPARGSGLRQAAGDLWEWTSSHYEPYPRYRPFEGSLMEYNGKFMDNQRVLRGGSCGTPRDHIRVSYRNFWPADTRFQWTGIRPARDL
- a CDS encoding RsmB/NOP family class I SAM-dependent RNA methyltransferase, yielding MTADLTTEESPAEPSSLAGFERYRRLVDDPQAFVAALERPLPVCIWAHPRRIAPEDLAARLRPAGLDAKPLPWYPQALRLPAETQPGNRLEYVTGLFHVQEEVSLLPVTLLDPQPGERILDLCAAPGNKTAQIAFRVGDTGCVVANDRNLGRMSILRRALDRLGVTNCVTTVYDGGNFSNEAGAFDRVLADVPCSCEGTSRKSSQEWDPQRRSRPGSLSSVQWALLRKAVQLCKVGGRIVYSTCTYAPEENEQVVQRALEAFPGCLEVREARIEGFRSAPGLVAWQDKRFDPSLEGALRAFPHHNDTGGFFVAVLEKVAATGRDAPAPPPPPELREEDTSRHWFGHLEERYGVSPEHFANLRLFRANKRYLNAAATGLQPPARPESHTLGMPFLHTDMAQPKLTTAGAFYLAPAARRNVVDLDQPQTDAFLHRQKIDLTADQQAELEPGHVLVRYRDTGSRAALGSLAELLVGLGIGSYRPDEGTLRSLFPKGWALAEERSAFD
- a CDS encoding aminotransferase class V-fold PLP-dependent enzyme, whose protein sequence is MSRDHETPPPRSPQAEDVLSEDWPSGDPKTGEEASSLIPPIDPQAFRWQGDGDEPVLWVMHCSEGPVPAEAVASAGGFLDKEAAPWRIRWVEDFQGIPQRVRRAAGKVLGCAAEDVTLTATTSTALGTIAQGYPWRSGDEVVVPLGEFPSNLWPWRTLAPRGVGLREVPLWDGHRAGAEALATVPPTLDAEPEQRLLDAIGPATRVLAVSWVRFQDGLRLDLPRLAEGCRRRGVDLVVDGIQGAGCLPPTLEGVAAFATGCHKGLLAPQGMGLLWTSPELRQRLTPPGGWLSVEDATDFQRPSTDFDRGFVAGGEALEMGVPNLLGCAALTVSLELIAAAGLAAIAAHVDALQELFLGDLHEIPDWRQEARRLELLRRSRSLGPILSLHHGGRGGEVLEELMEEGFQRGIYSSVREGYLRIAFHGWHTSEDVERLLRWLAEL
- the uppS gene encoding polyprenyl diphosphate synthase: MQSTSTSTPATTTATVPSVLPQRGLRHLWRFAKDLIKAPFYAVYEKRLAAESHAWTLPQHIGLIMDGNRRFARRAGHLSPSFGHQRGAEKLMDVLSWCYELGIPVVTVWSFSLDNFYRDTSEVESLLELFEEKTREMVDSDEVHQRQVRVRYIGKLELLPESLQRAIAAVEAATAHYTKFHLNIAMAYGGREEITDAFRRYLEAEERSGKKLSDVVETLDDRVLEPYLYTSGLPEPDLILRTSGEVRLSGFLLWQSAYSEYYFCDTCWPAIRRIDFLRALRIFHHRQRRYGR
- a CDS encoding SUMF1/EgtB/PvdO family nonheme iron enzyme, with product MTRPIRWLHLSDLHYGCPGKELWEQVEGEFLTDLDQWCERLGPPDLLLFTGDLAYSGQEKEYEQVDAFLDDVLGHLRRSGAPEPILVAVPGNHDITRPEKGSEARSYHILRALDGTTESADVSDLYEELWKDQDASFIHKLLPAYSTWFEQRIRPQLAAKAKHAHFSHFPNDFTAVVEPDGSFPLTLVGLNSTWLQYTGGDFDGKLLIPLEQFRAALVPQNERKPYKTIEGDNQALLLQHHPPDWLSLRARDLFDESIYQPSYFSACLFGHLHSANGTDHKGLGGKGRTYLQSPSLCGLERWGSGQEKRAFGYSWGQIAEDGEIRIWPRSYDKRVFGNRSFGPDPQFDEDPDHQGLLLRPGTAAAPGTVSQRSSPDLRSYLARLIERTETLEIRGIAGEENQTAIAPPIENLYTPLRVRGGSMLEPPSRDPSGPSPEQAIRSSGAQALQVVLRHHRRVLIQGEPGAGKTTFLQLIACMLARDADRRPGPKGATWSKYHLGLEFDCPPVPILLRLAGLIPVLGDDDGADDRSRLLDLLRADWQDRKMPSTFGTRSWKKLLEEGRAWLLLDGLDEVADQKLRQRLFSIVRDAAEHWKCPMILASRPFQTEPVRKLGFEVATVEPFDDDQIEEFLAYWTAAIHRQDPRRAREGRSGRYLERLRQAIFTRPKVRAIARNPVMLTCLCVVHWNNNDLPEVRSRVYKGVLHWLLKARERLREENLELNPDQAERALSAIALQAMETALGKQSVLELDFAAQGARPVLARQFPALDGERLDQQIRRWLLFECEGSGVIEELAGHRLRFWHLTFQEYLAALELARSEMDVWWPKLESRFDQAQWWETTELFATCLYDLKKQEAVDQLLERILGAGGKTPELAEEARRVGILGRLLPPLETCGYRPAPELHKSYEGALTRSLEIFTREGAARVPVENRRAAAEALGRGGDPRLHPNEDNFRAVPGTSIELGIYPVTVQEYRRFVEDRDYDKRALWGDAWEVRKEQGWETPGSWEEQLETPNRPVTEVSWWEATAYCRWLSNQSRCTIRLPTEEEWQAAATHPGGGEYPWGAADPTPELANFDQSAGGHPTPVGIYPAGAGAHGHLDLAGNVWEWCSDELDNDLRPLRGGAWWVVAGFLRSAVRRRVEPDRRYDGFGFRVCCPSPSTVSGNLDS